From the genome of Chelonia mydas isolate rCheMyd1 chromosome 2, rCheMyd1.pri.v2, whole genome shotgun sequence, one region includes:
- the CX3CR1 gene encoding CX3C chemokine receptor 1 codes for MTQEFPEVTTEFTYDEAAAVCDQVNIQEFGKVFLPALYAPVFVLGLVGNLLVVFAIVKGSRQKSITDIFLLNLAISDLLFVISLPFWTFYVMRGWTLGNIPCKIISSLYYVGFFGGMFFITVISIDRYLAIVRAAFSLKARTVSHGSLTTLGVWVVAILVSVPQFVFTQETEEQCTARYPDDLKEIWPIFCNVVMNVLGFLIPACVISFCYFGIIRTLLSCKNHKKKRAIKLILVVVVVFFLFWTPYNVLIFLETLRHYKLVNQCHEFMDYAMHATETLAFSHCCLNPLIYAFAGEKFRKYLCHLFLKCCSFMCPCGPCHQYQASPLTTTPESMLSSNQTQNTSDQDASALL; via the coding sequence ATGACCCAGGAATTTCCTGAGGTGACGACTGAATTTACCTATGATGAAGCAGCTGCTGTTTGTGACCAAGTAAACATCCAGGAGTTCGGGAAAGTATTTCTGCCAGCCTTATATGCCCCTGTGTTTGTTCTTGGCCTGGTGGGGAATCTCCTGGTGGTTTTTGCCATCGTGAAGGGCAGCCGACAGAAGAGCATCACAGACATTTTTCTCTTGAACTTGGCTATCTCGGACCTGCTCTTCGTGATCTCGCTTCCTTTCTGGACTTTCTATGTGATGCGTGGATGGACGCTTGGGAACATTCCATGCAAAATCATCTCCTCACTTTATTATGTGGGTTTCTTTGGCGGCATGTTTTTCATCACTGTCATAAGCATTGATAGATACCTGGCCATAGTTCGGGCAGCATTTTCTCTGAAAGCCAGAACAGTCAGCCATGGCTCTCTTACCACTCTTGGGGTGTGGGTGGTGGCCATTTTAGTCTCAGTGCCACAATTTGTGTTCACCCAGGAGACAGAGGAACAATGCACCGCTAGGTACCCTGATGATCTTAAGGAAATCTGGCCTATTTTCTGCAATGTGGTAATGAATGTCTTAGGGTTCCTTATCCCAGCCTGTGTCATAAGCTTTTGCTATTTTGGGATCATCAGGACATTGCTCTCCtgcaaaaatcacaaaaaaaaaagagccatcaAACTAATTTTAGTGGTGGTGGTTGTGTTTTTCCTCTTTTGGACCCCATACAATGTACTGATTTTTCTGGAAACTTTAAGACACTATAAATTGGTTAACCAATGCCACGAATTTATGGACTATGCAATGCATGCGACTGAAACACTAGCATTCAGTCACTGTTGTCTCAATCCACTTATCTatgcttttgctggggaaaaaTTCAGGAAGTACCTTTGTCATTTGTTTCTAAAGTGTTGCTCATTCATGTGCCCCTGTGGGCCCTGCCACCAATACCAGGCTAGCCCTCTAACTACCACTCCAGAAAGCATGCTAAGCAGCAACCAGACCCAGAATACCAGTGACCAGGATGCCTCTGCCCTTCTGTGA